The region AACCAATAATTGATGCAAATTTCAACTTAGGCCTTAGGATGTTGGCAAGATAAGCCGCATAAGCAACATTTGGATGCGGGCCAACTAAAACTGTAGGCGAGCCAATCACTACAGTGGCACTATCTACCAGGGCAATTGCTAATTCTCCTATATCTGTTTCGGTCAGATTAAATGGTTTCGCCCTTATGCCCCTGTCTTTAAGAGCATTTACAAAGTATTCCACCATTTTAGCGGTACTTCCATGCATTGAAATATAGGGAATAACGACTTCGTTTTTTACTTCGTCGGATATCCAGTCCTTATAGGCATTGATAATAAATTCAGGATCTTTGTAAACTTGTCCATGGCTCGGTGCGATTATATCAACTTCAAGTTCTAAAATTTTCTCAATGTTTTTTCTGATAGTAGTTCTAAAAGGCATCATAATCTCTGCGTAGTAGCGCTTTGCCGCGAGGTACACAGCCGTTTCATCTTCAACAAAAAGTTTATCTGATGCAAAATGTGAACCAAGAAAATCGCAGGTAAACAAAATTTTATTTTCTTTAAGATATGTAAACATCGTTTCGGGCCAGTGAACCCATGGAGCAAAAATAAATTGAAGAGTTTTATTCCCAAGTGGCAAAGTTTCTCCATCATTTATAACGATGAATTTGTTATCATTAATACAAAGGAGATCCATAAGCATTTTTTGGCATTTTAGATTGGTTACGACTTTTGCATCAGGATAAAGTTCCAGTATCTTCGGGATAGAGCCTGAATGGTCTTGCTCTGCATGATTAGCAATAATGTAGTCTATTTTGTCTATTTTTAGCTCCTCAAGATTTGCTATGAGTTGTTTTTCTTTTGCTGGGTCAACTGTGTCTATTAGTACTGTTTTTTGGCTCCCTTTTACTATATAAGAGTTATAGCTTGTTCCGTCTGGCAGTGGAATAAGCTCATCAAAAAGTTTTCTATCCCAATCTATTGCACCTACACTATAAATATCAGATTTAATTTCTCTTACTGGCATTTCCGTCACTCTTCCTCAAATTCTGTTTTTTCTACCCCGCACACAGGACAGACCCAGTCATCCGGTAGTTGCTCAAACGGTGTCCCCGGATTAACTCCAGAGTCAGGATCCCCTACCTTAGGGTCGTACACATACCCACAAACTGTGCATCTGTACTTTTTCATTTTATTTTCCTCCTTTTGATTTTTTTCTTCTATATATGTTGGTGCCGTTTTGGGTGATTTGCCTTTCTTTACGGTATGATAATATGCATAGGTCATAGGTTCACCTTCATTTAATATATCGGCATCAACTACCTTTCCAATGAAGATAGTGTGTGTACCTACATCCACCGTGCTAACGACTTCGGCTTCAAGATAGGCTATTGAATATTCCAGAACTATCGGAGCATCAGTGACTCCCAATTTATAATTAACCTCGCTGAATTTGTCTATTTCTCTTCCCGATTTAAAGCCAAAATGCCCTATAAATTTTATTGAGGTTTCTTTTGCGAGAACTGAAACTGTAAAAACTTTGCTTTCCTTTATGAATTCGTGTGTTAAGTTTTGTTTGTTTATACTTACTGCTATTGTTGCGGGGGTCGATGTGATTTGAAATACCGTATTTGCAATCTGGCCATTTAACTTTTCATTTCTTACAGAACTTATCACATACAATCCATAGCAAATTTTACGTAATACCTTCAAATTTGTTATATCGCTCTCCATTTATGATCCCCCTTTTTCCTTTACGCCATGTTATCTAAAACCCTTTACATTGAAGCTCAAAATAATTTTTCGGATGACTGCAGGATGGACAGACTTCCGGCGGTTCTTCTCCTTCGTGCAGATAGCCACATTTTTTGCATACCCAGCGGACTTTTTTATCTTTTTTGAAAATCGTATTTCCTTCGATTTCTTCCAGCAATTTTTTATACCTTTCTTCGTGATGCTTTTCTGCAACAGCAATTGCTCTTATCCGTTGCGCAATTTCAGGAAGACCTTCTTTTTCCGCTATATCTGCAAACTCAGGATACATTTCAGTATGTTCATAGTTTTCGCCTGCTATTGCTGCTTTTAGATTTTTAACAGTATCCTCTAAAATTGTTGGAGCTGCAGCTTCGACCTTTATTTCATCGAAGTTTTCGCCGCTCTGTTTTTTGAGGTCATTGATTAATCTAAACAGCCACTTAGCGTGTTCTTTCTCATTTTCAGCTGTTAACAAAAAAATCTCTGCGATATGCTCAAATCCTTCTTTTTTAGCAAGATTTGCATAGAAAGTATAACGATTCCTTGCCTGGCTTTCCCCAATAAATGCTTTTGTTAAGTTTGTAATTGTACTTTTCATATTTTTACCTCCTTTTTTTGATTATTTAAAGTTTATCATTCCTTTTTTTAAAAGTCAATAGATATGCTTGATGGTTTAGAGATATACATGGTCTGAGGGAAAAAGCTATATAAGATTTTCTAAAACCTGCTTAAAACAAGTATGATTTGCTTGGTTAAACTATTTTGCACAGAAAGTAGATGTAATAATACTGATTTTTTCTGGTTTAATTTCTATAATGCAGTGCTTAATCTGTACAGAACAATGGAAAATGCGCTTCTTACTGATAGATGGTTAAATATGCCTACTCCTTTAATAGAAGGAAGGAAAAAATCTATTTTTTTAAGAGCTTCCCCGGCTAGTCCCCAACCCGTACCAAACACGATGAGTG is a window of Caldisericota bacterium DNA encoding:
- a CDS encoding FprA family A-type flavoprotein — protein: MPVREIKSDIYSVGAIDWDRKLFDELIPLPDGTSYNSYIVKGSQKTVLIDTVDPAKEKQLIANLEELKIDKIDYIIANHAEQDHSGSIPKILELYPDAKVVTNLKCQKMLMDLLCINDNKFIVINDGETLPLGNKTLQFIFAPWVHWPETMFTYLKENKILFTCDFLGSHFASDKLFVEDETAVYLAAKRYYAEIMMPFRTTIRKNIEKILELEVDIIAPSHGQVYKDPEFIINAYKDWISDEVKNEVVIPYISMHGSTAKMVEYFVNALKDRGIRAKPFNLTETDIGELAIALVDSATVVIGSPTVLVGPHPNVAYAAYLANILRPKLKFASIIG
- a CDS encoding flavin reductase — encoded protein: MESDITNLKVLRKICYGLYVISSVRNEKLNGQIANTVFQITSTPATIAVSINKQNLTHEFIKESKVFTVSVLAKETSIKFIGHFGFKSGREIDKFSEVNYKLGVTDAPIVLEYSIAYLEAEVVSTVDVGTHTIFIGKVVDADILNEGEPMTYAYYHTVKKGKSPKTAPTYIEEKNQKEENKMKKYRCTVCGYVYDPKVGDPDSGVNPGTPFEQLPDDWVCPVCGVEKTEFEEE
- a CDS encoding rubrerythrin family protein, coding for MKSTITNLTKAFIGESQARNRYTFYANLAKKEGFEHIAEIFLLTAENEKEHAKWLFRLINDLKKQSGENFDEIKVEAAAPTILEDTVKNLKAAIAGENYEHTEMYPEFADIAEKEGLPEIAQRIRAIAVAEKHHEERYKKLLEEIEGNTIFKKDKKVRWVCKKCGYLHEGEEPPEVCPSCSHPKNYFELQCKGF